One genomic segment of Desulfocapsa sulfexigens DSM 10523 includes these proteins:
- a CDS encoding DUF2179 domain-containing protein has product MAFPTFSDLLSISDPEVLLTGLAVFTARIFDVSIGTVRTIVTVQGRTILSFFLAVFEVTIWITVVSAVILKMTEMPILIIFYSLGYAMGNVVGILVERRLAFGMIILKVFSSYHGQRMAQTFREMGQPVTIFHGEGMKGPVVELYLACRRRDLRWMIAKVYEIDSDAFYVVEQAKDVSKVLKPVYSPLGGWRQRNNRK; this is encoded by the coding sequence ATGGCGTTTCCAACTTTCTCTGACCTCTTGTCCATTTCCGATCCTGAAGTCCTACTGACAGGCTTGGCTGTTTTCACTGCCCGTATCTTCGATGTTTCCATTGGTACCGTACGCACCATTGTAACTGTTCAGGGACGTACCATACTCTCTTTCTTTCTGGCGGTCTTTGAGGTGACCATCTGGATCACAGTTGTCAGTGCCGTAATCCTTAAGATGACCGAAATGCCCATACTTATTATTTTCTACTCCCTTGGGTACGCCATGGGAAATGTGGTGGGTATCCTGGTGGAAAGGAGGCTTGCTTTTGGTATGATCATTCTCAAGGTTTTCAGTTCCTACCATGGCCAGAGAATGGCACAGACATTTCGTGAAATGGGCCAGCCAGTAACAATTTTCCATGGTGAGGGAATGAAAGGGCCGGTTGTAGAACTTTATCTGGCCTGCAGAAGGCGGGATCTCAGGTGGATGATTGCCAAAGTCTATGAGATAGACAGTGATGCCTTCTATGTTGTTGAGCAGGCAAAAGATGTCAGCAAAGTGCTGAAACCGGTATACTCTCCATTGGGCGGGTGGCGGCAGCGCAACAATAGAAAATAG
- a CDS encoding Na/Pi cotransporter family protein, which yields MEKIKGHPILSTSPTCPHTKKRMNNSLDLWKLLAGLAIFLYGMFLMEDSIKNMSGKAFRRIIRKYTDGRLRSVASGALITAILQSSAAVSLMVLAFVGAEVMTMANGIGVIMGSNIGTTFTAWLVAVFGFKLKIETFALPLIAVGGIILIGFGPRSRIFQASRLLMGFGFLFLGLDFMKTSVENFAQHLDIQSISAYGLWLYAIVGILITALMQSSSVSIAIVLTALNSSLITFPMAAAMVIGANVGSTVTVLLGAIGGTQSKKRVSVSHLIFNLVTGTVAFTAIQPLSWMVSHFINTTTNSVMALALFHTLFNVIGVLLFFPFIGILARYLVKMFPDRKEVLTVFLRNTSTEMPDAAISSLRQEILHLFEECQLYNLRSFRIDEKLVFDHSLPFEKNAIKRFSLEDQYDNIKLLHGEIFEFYAKLLNEKLEDSEAKELELIIYASRNIMNSIKNIKGVRNNLDEFDAADNDHLNSQYKAFRRRLMELYHDISRFRRLENNHELYRGLLRSIVHLEKSDTLFIKETLKLTTSGAIKEIDIASLLMVNRLFNQACRLQIFALKDLLLAQKQIQDFDHALEMKILLDEETSREEKENT from the coding sequence ATGGAGAAAATCAAGGGGCACCCGATTCTTAGTACCTCACCTACCTGCCCCCACACAAAAAAACGTATGAACAACTCTCTGGATCTCTGGAAACTCCTGGCCGGCCTGGCCATTTTTCTCTATGGCATGTTCCTTATGGAAGACTCCATCAAGAACATGTCCGGCAAAGCCTTCCGCAGAATAATCAGGAAATACACCGATGGCCGTCTCCGCTCCGTAGCCAGCGGTGCCCTGATCACCGCCATCCTCCAGAGTAGTGCAGCGGTATCCCTCATGGTTCTGGCCTTTGTCGGAGCCGAAGTGATGACGATGGCCAACGGTATCGGGGTGATAATGGGGTCAAATATAGGCACCACCTTCACGGCCTGGCTTGTTGCCGTCTTCGGCTTCAAGCTCAAGATCGAGACCTTTGCCCTTCCTCTTATTGCCGTAGGGGGAATAATCCTCATCGGCTTCGGCCCCAGATCCCGAATATTCCAGGCCAGCCGTCTTCTCATGGGGTTTGGTTTTCTTTTTCTTGGTCTGGATTTCATGAAAACCAGCGTTGAAAACTTTGCTCAGCATCTTGATATCCAAAGTATTTCCGCCTACGGCCTGTGGCTTTACGCCATCGTCGGCATACTGATCACAGCTCTCATGCAGTCAAGCTCTGTCAGTATTGCCATTGTCCTTACTGCCCTGAACAGCAGCCTGATCACATTTCCAATGGCCGCAGCCATGGTTATCGGAGCTAATGTCGGTAGCACCGTCACGGTTTTACTCGGGGCCATCGGCGGAACCCAGTCAAAAAAAAGGGTAAGTGTCAGTCATCTCATATTCAATCTCGTGACTGGTACCGTAGCCTTTACTGCCATCCAGCCCCTTTCCTGGATGGTCAGCCATTTTATCAATACTACCACCAACAGCGTCATGGCACTGGCCCTCTTTCACACGCTGTTCAATGTCATTGGTGTCCTGCTCTTTTTCCCCTTTATCGGCATACTCGCCCGCTATCTGGTCAAAATGTTCCCAGATCGCAAGGAAGTACTCACCGTTTTTCTGCGAAATACCTCCACTGAAATGCCGGATGCAGCTATTTCCTCTTTGCGCCAGGAGATTCTCCACCTTTTTGAGGAATGTCAGCTCTACAATCTCCGCTCCTTCCGGATTGACGAAAAGCTGGTTTTCGACCACTCCCTGCCCTTTGAGAAAAACGCCATAAAACGATTCAGCCTTGAAGATCAGTACGACAACATCAAACTCCTCCACGGCGAAATTTTTGAGTTCTACGCCAAGCTCCTCAATGAAAAGCTCGAAGACTCCGAGGCCAAGGAGCTTGAACTGATCATTTATGCCTCTCGTAATATCATGAACTCCATCAAAAACATCAAGGGCGTCCGAAATAATCTTGATGAGTTTGACGCCGCTGACAACGACCACCTCAACAGCCAGTACAAAGCGTTCAGACGTCGGCTTATGGAGCTGTATCATGACATCAGTCGCTTTCGACGACTCGAGAACAATCATGAATTATACAGAGGCCTGTTACGTTCCATTGTCCACCTGGAAAAGTCAGACACTCTTTTTATCAAGGAAACCTTAAAACTGACGACCTCCGGCGCCATCAAAGAAATCGATATAGCCTCCCTGCTCATGGTCAACCGTCTCTTCAACCAGGCCTGTCGCCTCCAGATATTTGCCCTAAAAGACCTGCTACTTGCGCAGAAACAGATCCAGGATTTTGACCACGCCCTGGAGATGAAGATTCTCCTGGATGAGGAAACAAGCAGGGAAGAAAAAGAAAACACATGA
- the rimK gene encoding 30S ribosomal protein S6--L-glutamate ligase, with product MKICILSRDKNLYSTSKLVENAEKRGHEVHVIDPLRCYMNITSHKPSIHFKGEPLEGFSAVIPRIGASITFYGTAVVRQFEMMGVYSVNESVAISRSRDKLRSLQLLSRRGIGLPVTGFSHSTMYTQDLIDLAGGAPLVIKLLEGTQGIGVVLAETNNAAESVIEAFRGLKQNILVQEFIKEANSQDIRCFVVGGKVVAAMMRTGKVGDFRSNIHRGGKAEKIKITPEERSTAVRAAKIMGLNVAGVDILRANHGPVVMEVNSSPGLEGIEAASGKNVADIIIAFIETNAQEGKTKTRGNG from the coding sequence ATGAAAATTTGTATTTTATCCAGAGATAAAAACCTCTACTCTACCTCAAAACTGGTCGAAAATGCGGAAAAACGTGGCCATGAAGTGCATGTGATTGACCCACTGCGCTGCTATATGAACATTACTTCTCATAAACCGTCCATTCACTTCAAAGGTGAACCTCTGGAGGGCTTCTCTGCAGTTATTCCCCGTATAGGTGCCTCTATAACCTTTTACGGCACAGCCGTGGTAAGGCAGTTTGAAATGATGGGGGTCTATTCAGTGAACGAATCCGTAGCTATTTCCAGATCCCGGGACAAACTCCGATCCCTGCAACTCTTGTCCCGCAGAGGAATCGGTCTACCGGTGACCGGTTTTTCCCATTCGACCATGTATACCCAGGATCTTATCGATCTTGCAGGGGGTGCGCCGCTTGTTATCAAACTTCTGGAGGGTACCCAGGGAATCGGCGTGGTTCTCGCTGAAACCAACAATGCAGCCGAAAGTGTTATTGAGGCCTTCCGGGGACTGAAACAGAATATCCTGGTACAGGAATTTATCAAAGAGGCTAATTCACAAGATATTCGGTGTTTCGTGGTTGGTGGCAAGGTGGTTGCTGCAATGATGCGTACTGGTAAGGTGGGTGATTTTCGATCGAATATCCACCGGGGTGGCAAAGCTGAAAAAATAAAAATCACCCCGGAAGAGCGTTCCACAGCCGTACGAGCTGCCAAAATAATGGGTCTCAATGTGGCCGGGGTGGATATCTTGCGTGCCAACCATGGCCCGGTTGTCATGGAGGTGAACTCATCACCCGGCCTTGAAGGCATCGAGGCGGCATCCGGAAAAAATGTGGCAGATATAATTATTGCCTTTATCGAAACCAATGCTCAGGAGGGAAAAACAAAAACCCGTGGCAATGGCTGA
- a CDS encoding sigma-54-dependent transcriptional regulator, which translates to MVISRDREVMTTFRESCGEDAILSTASSLVEAVETVKQYRSDLLFIDMEILSASAVTSGYKAVLQPFWLRYPSLKIVVMTNQEMLREAVAAVKLGACDYIMYPIIADEIRLVSASMSEAQKVQSELDYLRDQFWDKDAAPLVQIKCAAMREVFSNVRSVAPTKSTVLLTGETGTGKGVLARIIHKHSNRRDEQFISVHCGAIPDTLLESELFGHEKGAFTGAVKRKLGKFEVANGGTIFLDEIGTLTPAAQIKLLQVLQDGVFQRIGGEAETKVDVRIIAATNEDLKQLCEEKQFRNDLYYRLNVFPIELPPLRHRKEDIPGLVEMFIGQLNRFHTKEIFDIHPQVIEAFLNYSWPGNIRELENIMERAYILERTAVLVPESFPAELFTTEDPLSRVQMDTMLPLAEVRRRGVEEIERCYLKEVLDECGGKINASAEAAGVSTRQLHKLMKKYGLQKEEFKK; encoded by the coding sequence ATGGTTATTAGTCGAGATCGTGAGGTCATGACCACTTTCCGGGAAAGTTGCGGAGAAGATGCCATTCTCTCGACAGCATCTTCTCTGGTGGAGGCTGTTGAAACCGTTAAGCAGTATCGCAGTGATCTTCTCTTTATTGACATGGAAATTCTTAGTGCGTCAGCGGTTACAAGTGGCTACAAAGCCGTTCTGCAACCGTTCTGGTTGCGTTATCCAAGCCTGAAGATTGTGGTCATGACTAACCAGGAAATGTTGCGGGAAGCAGTGGCTGCTGTGAAACTGGGGGCCTGTGATTATATTATGTACCCCATTATAGCAGATGAAATCAGGCTGGTTTCCGCTAGTATGAGTGAGGCTCAGAAGGTACAGTCTGAGCTGGATTATCTGCGTGATCAATTCTGGGACAAGGATGCGGCTCCCCTGGTTCAGATAAAGTGCGCGGCGATGCGAGAGGTCTTTTCCAATGTGCGATCCGTTGCGCCCACCAAAAGCACTGTTCTTCTCACCGGCGAAACAGGAACAGGAAAAGGAGTGCTGGCCAGGATTATTCATAAACACAGTAATCGCAGGGATGAACAGTTTATCAGTGTCCACTGTGGGGCAATCCCGGACACTCTTCTGGAGAGTGAACTCTTTGGCCACGAAAAAGGTGCCTTTACCGGAGCAGTGAAGCGAAAGCTTGGTAAATTCGAGGTTGCCAATGGTGGTACAATTTTTCTTGATGAGATTGGAACGCTTACGCCCGCAGCTCAGATCAAGCTCCTGCAGGTTCTTCAGGATGGCGTTTTTCAGCGTATTGGCGGGGAGGCAGAAACCAAGGTAGATGTACGTATCATCGCAGCCACCAACGAAGACCTTAAACAGCTCTGTGAGGAAAAGCAATTTCGTAATGATCTCTACTACCGGCTCAATGTTTTTCCCATAGAACTCCCGCCACTCAGGCACAGAAAGGAAGATATTCCGGGGCTGGTGGAGATGTTTATCGGCCAGTTGAACCGTTTTCATACCAAGGAGATATTCGATATCCACCCTCAGGTGATAGAGGCCTTTCTCAACTACTCCTGGCCGGGTAATATCCGTGAACTCGAGAACATCATGGAACGAGCCTATATCCTGGAAAGGACAGCGGTCCTTGTGCCGGAGAGCTTTCCGGCAGAACTGTTCACTACCGAAGATCCTCTAAGCAGGGTGCAGATGGACACCATGCTTCCCCTGGCGGAGGTGCGGAGAAGAGGAGTTGAAGAGATAGAGCGCTGTTACCTGAAAGAGGTACTTGACGAGTGTGGCGGAAAGATCAACGCAAGTGCTGAGGCTGCCGGTGTCAGTACCAGGCAGCTGCACAAGCTGATGAAGAAGTACGGCCTGCAGAAGGAAGAGTTTAAGAAGTAA
- a CDS encoding mechanosensitive ion channel family protein, translated as MRIHYLLILLWRRIFCSLVFLILAFDSSPTLAAEPDTLLFSDKKEERQASYTTLQQSITEKLKSTKNEQEKDNLLMQQQILFRLVELPDTPEQFSTTRIFSELAAKGSLTWDEFEQFLDHHIKISLDEKKNSLDLENSQRQLKMLHSRLTALDSNNPEIALLQLQYAFKLRKHGLQQKIDKQLKDALEEAKKIYPLVLKKTSVDGQRIATEEGLLAEQKVRFQKSVDDSALSVTENNIRIQEQDNILQGYLGKDLTADEKKIRIYEEAKLNELKVNRLLSESKRQENNLKQLQQAQKVAWYRLLNENPDFSELTDLSNDILKQLVLLKKEITDSQNALFSLEKELALLSNTTDPISPKTKKLLQSINSNIQTIFASLILIDKEAESLDHRSWLLGMAIDLKQTGIGAVVTRTREATSTAFERVLFILNYPILSYSGATLSLLILLQVIFIIVLGLLITRFYGRFIHRLGVKHSWTEQTIHLTHVAGKYPLFLLLAMVALSSLGINTSSFAMIAGALSVGIGFGLKTIVNNLVSGFILLFDKSIRPGDFISLGGAVQDGGLRGSVVQMNIRASVLRTNDNINVIIPNATLMESQVVNWTYTDEKVRFKIPFSVAYGTDSDHVKKVIKEAMLKTPIVLKHPDPTVQMTAHGDNAVAYNANVWVEGPNARRPARTTDTILSTIYKVLNENDLEIPFPQLDVHLRSSDGQSAEKDL; from the coding sequence ATGAGAATCCACTATTTGTTAATTCTTTTATGGAGACGTATTTTCTGTTCTCTCGTTTTTCTTATCCTGGCCTTTGATAGCTCCCCCACCCTGGCTGCAGAACCAGATACACTGCTTTTCTCGGATAAAAAGGAGGAAAGGCAGGCCTCCTATACAACTTTGCAGCAATCCATTACTGAAAAACTAAAAAGCACCAAAAACGAACAGGAAAAAGACAACCTGCTCATGCAACAGCAGATACTCTTCAGATTAGTGGAACTACCCGACACCCCTGAGCAATTCAGCACCACTAGGATTTTTTCCGAACTGGCAGCCAAAGGGAGTCTCACCTGGGATGAATTTGAACAATTTCTTGATCATCATATCAAAATCAGTCTTGATGAAAAAAAGAACAGCCTGGACCTGGAAAACAGTCAGCGGCAGCTCAAAATGCTCCATAGTCGTTTGACGGCCCTTGACAGCAACAATCCTGAAATTGCTTTACTGCAACTGCAATACGCTTTCAAGTTGCGTAAACATGGACTGCAGCAGAAAATCGACAAACAGCTCAAAGATGCTCTGGAGGAGGCGAAAAAAATCTACCCTCTTGTGCTGAAAAAAACCAGCGTCGACGGACAGAGAATAGCCACTGAGGAGGGCCTCCTGGCAGAACAGAAAGTTCGTTTCCAGAAAAGCGTTGATGACAGTGCTCTTTCAGTCACTGAGAATAATATCAGGATTCAGGAACAGGATAACATTCTACAGGGCTACCTGGGCAAGGATCTCACTGCTGACGAAAAAAAAATACGCATATACGAAGAGGCAAAACTGAATGAATTGAAGGTTAACAGACTCCTTTCAGAAAGCAAACGACAGGAAAACAACCTGAAACAACTGCAACAGGCACAAAAAGTTGCCTGGTACCGTTTACTCAATGAAAATCCCGATTTCTCTGAGCTGACAGACCTGTCAAATGACATCCTCAAGCAGCTAGTTTTACTAAAAAAAGAAATAACCGACTCACAAAACGCCCTCTTTTCTCTTGAAAAAGAACTGGCCCTCCTCAGCAACACTACTGATCCCATCAGTCCCAAAACAAAAAAACTGCTCCAAAGCATCAATAGTAACATCCAGACAATTTTTGCAAGCCTCATACTCATTGATAAAGAGGCAGAAAGTCTTGACCATAGAAGCTGGCTGCTTGGAATGGCCATAGACCTGAAGCAGACAGGCATCGGCGCTGTGGTCACCAGAACGCGGGAAGCCACAAGTACCGCTTTTGAAAGGGTCCTCTTTATCCTGAACTACCCCATTCTTTCCTATAGTGGTGCTACTCTGTCTCTATTGATTCTTCTCCAGGTTATCTTTATTATTGTCCTGGGTCTCCTGATTACTCGCTTCTATGGAAGATTCATCCATCGTCTGGGAGTAAAACATTCCTGGACCGAACAGACAATTCACCTGACCCATGTTGCCGGAAAATACCCGCTGTTTCTTCTTCTTGCCATGGTTGCCCTCTCGTCACTTGGAATCAACACCAGTTCCTTCGCCATGATTGCCGGTGCCCTGTCAGTGGGTATCGGTTTTGGCCTGAAGACCATTGTCAACAATCTGGTTTCAGGGTTCATTCTCCTCTTTGACAAGTCCATCCGGCCCGGAGATTTTATCTCTCTCGGAGGTGCCGTTCAGGATGGCGGTCTCAGGGGAAGTGTGGTACAAATGAACATTCGAGCATCGGTACTGCGCACCAACGACAATATCAACGTCATTATTCCCAATGCCACTCTCATGGAATCACAGGTGGTTAACTGGACGTATACCGATGAAAAAGTACGCTTTAAAATTCCTTTCTCCGTAGCCTACGGCACCGATTCCGACCATGTCAAAAAGGTTATCAAGGAAGCTATGCTGAAAACTCCAATTGTCCTGAAACACCCTGACCCGACAGTTCAGATGACTGCTCATGGAGATAACGCTGTAGCCTATAATGCAAATGTATGGGTGGAAGGCCCCAATGCCAGGCGCCCAGCAAGAACGACGGACACAATCTTAAGCACTATTTACAAAGTATTGAACGAAAACGATCTTGAAATCCCCTTTCCGCAATTGGATGTCCATCTTCGTAGTTCCGATGGGCAGAGTGCAGAGAAAGATCTATAA
- a CDS encoding ATP-binding protein, which translates to MSDKNKAIITVALSIIILAGISLYHGIALHNVSLKRVIEEEEVNFQTRIGILEKYSFGPYLLRIENLLQLNPQMVTAFANRNREQLYNSTLPIYDALTKENIHFSVMHFHLPDGTTFLRMHNPGFFGDNLQTVRPIIDSVNKIHKQLSGYEIGRHGAFFRIAQPVFFEGAFVGVMEFGIKVHQLLEVAEIDLSGKAASYFFDRVWQKVDHESGHFKMRKFGAFLLNTHGDPLYKSLPSKIDFNIPINQITLGNKVYILHSQPIFTNYHNEVLGGITILQDITDLVQQKDSYIFQMSALVLLLTVLCLSILYVSFNNLVGRLVKAKSKLQVTVSELSTEVNERKKAENRALEAQEEWEKTFNAMADIVTIQDKNMRIVRANKAAYDFFEAKPGELEGKKCCEIFRGSVQPCPGCPGINVIENINNHSEIIEHKGLGKIFQVSSAPLLNKNNGVRYVVHVARDITEQKKLEEELFQAHKMEAIGTLAGGVAHDFNNILSAIIGYAELARLDIPNDSNAAKDIDEVLTAGKRATELVKQILSFSRTTERALQPVMPHLIVKEAFKMLRASLPTTLSINEKIATDCGSILADPTTLHQIVVNLCTNAFHAMEKEKGTLSVSLCRKDIQAEDISGNGVSPGPFIVLSVSDTGHGMDKKTIERIFEPYFTTKKVGKGTGLGLAVIHGIVKDYKGFIQVESEPGKGSTFHVHFPVLEHVVSIQEKTKEALLPSGSEHIFIVDDESSIINLQKLVLEGLGYSVTAATSSEKAFEKIYLQPEQFDLLITDQTMPGLSGIELAQEVLKIKPTMPIILCTGYSTVATEESVLAIGIKKYAKKPVDRSTLARIVRQVLDEKRGLLPHHV; encoded by the coding sequence ATGAGTGATAAAAACAAAGCTATTATCACAGTTGCGCTTTCAATCATTATTCTTGCCGGTATTTCTTTGTATCATGGTATTGCCCTTCATAATGTTTCATTGAAGCGAGTCATTGAGGAAGAAGAAGTAAATTTTCAGACTCGTATCGGCATTTTAGAAAAATATTCTTTTGGGCCCTATCTTTTACGGATTGAAAACCTATTACAGCTTAATCCTCAAATGGTTACAGCTTTTGCTAACCGTAATCGTGAACAATTATACAACTCGACTCTTCCAATATATGACGCCCTTACAAAAGAAAATATTCATTTCAGTGTGATGCATTTTCATCTACCAGATGGCACAACATTTCTGCGCATGCATAATCCAGGTTTTTTCGGTGATAATCTGCAGACTGTTCGGCCAATTATTGATAGTGTTAACAAGATTCATAAACAGCTTTCCGGTTATGAAATTGGCAGGCATGGCGCATTTTTCAGAATAGCCCAGCCTGTCTTTTTTGAAGGTGCCTTTGTGGGTGTTATGGAGTTTGGAATCAAAGTTCACCAGTTACTGGAGGTTGCTGAAATTGATCTCTCTGGCAAGGCTGCTTCATATTTTTTCGACAGAGTGTGGCAGAAGGTTGATCATGAATCGGGGCACTTTAAAATGAGAAAGTTTGGCGCATTTCTTTTGAATACCCATGGCGATCCTTTATACAAAAGCCTGCCTTCAAAAATTGATTTCAATATCCCCATCAATCAAATTACGTTGGGCAATAAAGTTTATATTCTTCATTCTCAGCCCATTTTTACAAATTATCATAATGAAGTACTTGGTGGCATTACAATTTTACAAGATATCACGGATCTGGTTCAGCAAAAAGACAGCTATATTTTTCAAATGTCAGCGCTTGTTCTTTTGCTGACAGTTCTGTGTCTCTCCATCCTTTATGTCAGCTTCAATAATCTTGTGGGGCGCCTTGTAAAGGCCAAAAGTAAGTTACAAGTGACCGTGAGCGAGTTAAGCACAGAGGTTAACGAACGCAAGAAGGCTGAAAATCGTGCCCTCGAGGCTCAGGAAGAGTGGGAAAAGACATTTAATGCTATGGCTGATATTGTTACTATTCAGGACAAAAATATGCGGATAGTCCGGGCCAATAAGGCAGCATATGATTTTTTTGAGGCAAAGCCGGGAGAGCTTGAAGGCAAAAAATGTTGTGAAATTTTCCGAGGAAGTGTGCAGCCCTGTCCGGGATGTCCTGGTATTAATGTAATTGAAAATATTAATAACCATTCGGAAATAATCGAACATAAAGGGCTGGGGAAAATTTTTCAGGTATCATCTGCCCCTCTTCTTAATAAAAATAATGGGGTGCGATATGTTGTCCACGTTGCCAGAGACATCACTGAACAGAAAAAACTGGAGGAAGAACTTTTTCAGGCCCACAAAATGGAGGCAATTGGTACTTTGGCTGGTGGTGTTGCCCATGATTTCAACAATATTCTTTCTGCAATTATCGGTTATGCAGAATTGGCAAGGCTCGATATACCAAATGATAGCAATGCAGCAAAAGATATTGATGAAGTTCTGACGGCCGGGAAACGGGCAACAGAACTTGTAAAGCAAATTCTCTCCTTCAGTCGGACAACGGAGCGCGCCCTGCAACCTGTGATGCCTCATTTGATTGTCAAAGAAGCATTTAAAATGCTGCGTGCATCACTGCCGACAACTCTTTCCATCAATGAAAAAATTGCCACTGACTGTGGATCAATTCTGGCAGACCCGACAACTCTCCATCAAATAGTGGTGAACCTCTGTACCAATGCTTTCCATGCTATGGAAAAGGAAAAAGGGACTTTGTCTGTCAGCTTATGCCGTAAAGATATACAAGCAGAAGACATAAGTGGAAACGGTGTCTCTCCAGGCCCTTTTATTGTTCTGTCAGTTAGTGATACCGGTCACGGTATGGACAAGAAAACAATTGAACGAATTTTTGAACCCTACTTTACAACTAAAAAGGTCGGCAAGGGGACAGGTCTCGGATTAGCTGTTATTCATGGAATCGTAAAAGATTATAAAGGATTTATTCAGGTAGAGAGCGAGCCAGGAAAAGGAAGTACTTTCCATGTCCATTTCCCGGTTTTGGAACATGTTGTTTCAATTCAGGAAAAAACGAAAGAAGCCCTTCTTCCTTCAGGGAGTGAGCATATCTTTATAGTTGATGATGAAAGCAGCATCATCAACCTGCAAAAATTAGTGCTGGAAGGTCTTGGATATAGCGTAACAGCAGCAACAAGCAGTGAAAAGGCATTTGAAAAAATCTACTTGCAACCAGAGCAATTTGACCTGTTAATCACAGATCAGACCATGCCCGGTCTGTCCGGGATAGAATTGGCACAGGAAGTTTTGAAAATAAAGCCGACCATGCCAATTATCCTCTGCACTGGCTACAGCACTGTCGCTACAGAAGAGAGTGTCCTGGCAATTGGCATAAAAAAATATGCAAAGAAACCCGTTGATAGATCAACATTGGCCAGAATTGTCAGACAAGTGCTTGATGAAAAACGTGGATTGCTGCCACATCATGTATGA
- a CDS encoding mechanosensitive ion channel family protein translates to MKNNWFTSLFQNLKLSSTTVELLAYMLIAFAVILTAIITTLIVRKTLLKFLTNWIQSNNYRWDDPLAKNKLLSKISWFVPVTVFSLAIDMFLDQGATSYLPAKRLITASFVIVSVLSLTALLSSANDIHRIVRKNKGASLRSYIDAGKILTYVLGAIFLISIFTGKSPWGILSVLGGLTAVTMLVFKDSILGFVASIQINSTDMVRLGDWVEIPQYGADGDVVDISIHSIRVQNWDKTISTIPTYALVSNSFKNWRGMSESGGRRIKRALNIDIHSIRFCDEQMLDKLSNFSLIADYIRNKQQEIEEYNLHHNYDQNLTISGRRQTNVGIFRAYVIAYLRNNTKLHQEMTFLVRQLAPTEHGLPLEIYVFSKDQAWANYEAIQADIFDHLLAAIPEFGLRIFQNPSGYDFRCLGNKDTSA, encoded by the coding sequence ATGAAAAATAATTGGTTCACCTCTCTTTTCCAAAATCTCAAGCTGTCATCCACAACGGTAGAACTGCTGGCTTACATGCTGATAGCTTTTGCTGTAATCTTGACAGCAATTATAACGACCCTGATTGTCCGCAAAACCCTGTTAAAGTTCCTTACCAACTGGATTCAATCGAATAACTACAGATGGGATGATCCTTTGGCTAAAAACAAATTGCTCAGCAAAATCAGTTGGTTCGTTCCGGTGACCGTTTTTTCTCTGGCAATCGATATGTTTCTTGATCAGGGGGCTACAAGCTATCTTCCTGCAAAACGACTGATAACCGCCAGCTTTGTCATTGTTTCAGTCCTCAGCTTAACCGCTTTACTCTCTTCAGCTAACGATATCCATCGAATAGTTAGAAAGAATAAGGGGGCCAGCCTTCGTAGTTACATCGATGCTGGCAAAATACTCACTTACGTCCTTGGGGCAATTTTTCTTATCTCCATTTTTACAGGGAAATCTCCCTGGGGTATTCTCTCCGTTCTCGGCGGTCTGACTGCCGTAACCATGTTGGTTTTCAAAGACTCGATTCTCGGTTTTGTCGCTTCAATCCAGATTAATTCCACAGACATGGTACGTCTCGGGGATTGGGTAGAAATACCGCAATATGGTGCCGACGGTGATGTTGTTGATATCTCCATCCATTCTATTCGCGTCCAGAACTGGGACAAAACCATTTCAACTATCCCCACCTATGCCCTTGTCTCCAACTCTTTTAAAAATTGGCGAGGAATGTCCGAATCGGGGGGCAGACGAATAAAACGGGCATTGAATATAGATATTCATTCGATCCGCTTCTGCGATGAGCAGATGCTTGACAAACTCTCCAATTTTTCTCTGATAGCCGATTACATAAGGAATAAACAACAGGAAATTGAAGAATATAACCTGCACCATAACTATGATCAAAACCTTACTATCAGTGGCCGTCGCCAGACCAACGTCGGAATTTTCCGTGCCTACGTTATTGCATACCTCAGAAATAATACAAAACTCCATCAAGAGATGACTTTTCTGGTCCGACAGCTTGCTCCGACTGAGCACGGCCTCCCTCTCGAAATTTACGTCTTTTCAAAAGATCAAGCTTGGGCCAACTACGAAGCGATCCAGGCGGATATCTTTGATCACCTGCTGGCCGCAATCCCCGAGTTTGGTTTGCGAATTTTCCAAAACCCCAGTGGCTATGATTTTCGCTGTCTGGGAAATAAGGACACATCTGCTTGA